A DNA window from Nitrospira sp. contains the following coding sequences:
- a CDS encoding Putative Quinol-cytochrome c reductase, iron-sulfur subunit (Evidence 3 : Putative function from multiple computational evidences modulated with PRC-barrel (Modular protein); MaGe:77309148), with protein MMQPKLKSRVRATDREIGEVSKVIVDPLSHEISHIVVSMNGSGERQVAMTFVQSVADDLVELRAAAGDILELPPFKRDDYVTTHEVEIAHLEDRIHVTPGEVLVPFPELEKSVKRRTFFMNFTHVIGFLIGLPIAYPVLRYLMKPMYSPFDNGWLKIGNVSKIKQDDIGFQFKYKRKVKEAYMPESEIEKNVWVLKVTPTVMEKVYQGKDMEFKDAAGKTVWTNKKDFPYVAFSGKCPHLGCGYKWRQHKVLGQVFLCPCHLSIYDAAGKVLDGPAPRALDALPIKVSATGEVEIIDMEFKAGTKTQIRII; from the coding sequence ATGATGCAGCCGAAACTTAAATCAAGAGTCCGCGCGACGGATCGCGAAATCGGGGAAGTCTCGAAGGTCATTGTCGATCCTCTCTCGCATGAAATCAGCCATATCGTCGTGTCGATGAATGGCAGCGGAGAGCGCCAGGTCGCCATGACGTTCGTCCAGTCTGTTGCCGATGATCTTGTCGAGTTGCGCGCGGCGGCCGGCGACATTCTCGAATTGCCGCCATTCAAGCGTGACGACTATGTGACGACGCACGAAGTCGAGATTGCGCATCTGGAAGATCGCATTCACGTCACGCCCGGTGAAGTGCTGGTTCCATTCCCCGAGCTCGAGAAGAGTGTCAAGCGCCGTACATTCTTCATGAATTTTACGCATGTGATCGGATTCCTGATCGGCCTCCCGATCGCGTATCCAGTTTTGCGCTATCTCATGAAGCCCATGTACTCTCCGTTCGACAACGGCTGGCTCAAGATCGGCAATGTCAGCAAGATCAAGCAGGACGATATTGGCTTCCAGTTTAAGTACAAGCGCAAAGTCAAAGAAGCGTACATGCCGGAATCGGAAATCGAGAAAAATGTCTGGGTGCTGAAAGTCACGCCGACTGTCATGGAGAAGGTCTATCAAGGCAAGGACATGGAGTTTAAGGACGCCGCAGGCAAGACCGTCTGGACGAACAAAAAGGATTTTCCGTACGTGGCCTTTTCTGGGAAATGCCCGCACCTTGGCTGCGGCTACAAATGGCGCCAGCATAAAGTCCTGGGGCAAGTGTTTCTCTGTCCCTGTCATTTGAGCATCTACGACGCGGCGGGGAAAGTGCTTGATGGGCCGGCGCCTCGCGCGCTCGATGCGCTTCCCATTAAGGTGTCTGCGACGGGCGAGGTTGAAATTATCGATATGGAATTCAAGGCCGGTACTAAAACTCAAATCCGGATCATCTGA